The stretch of DNA ggtgaGGTCGTCGCATCTGCGCCTCCACCACTTCTGCGATCGTCTTCTTCGCACATGCGCTTCCGCAGGTGTAGTCCTCCTCCCCGCTTTTGCGGTTTCTGGGCAGCCTTTGCTGGGTCGCTTCTGCGGTGGCTGGGTCGCTTCTGCGAGCGCGCACCTGCGGCTAGCCCTCCGCtggtgcgattataccagaaaCCTGGTGCTTCAGCTgctcttccaagtccaaaatgagttccgcgcctcgtccgattaacactcgAGGctcccgaggccccgtccaaacataccaacaagtttgaaatcataaaacgaactcgccCGAACCCTCagaacgcataaaacaacatcaaagctaagaatcataccctaaaccacatcgaatcaacttatgaacttcaagttcttccaacttactctgaatgtgccgaaacatacttaaactactcggaatgacaccaatttttgcgtgcaagtcccaaattaccatacagagctattccagtctcggaatcccaaacggacctcgataacactaaaacctactccaaactaaatttaaagaattttaaaaaccttcaaggtgccaactatcAATATTAGGCGCTGAAAtactcctgggtcatccaaaacctgatctgagtgtacgcccaagtccaaaattatcatacaaacctattggaaccattaaatcccgattccgaggttgtttactcaaaacgttgatcaaagtcaaatttggtcCTTTTTTCCAACCtttaggaaccaagtgttccgatttcaacccgaaccctttcaaatcccaaattgaccatccccgcaagtcataaaacagttaaagcacatacggagagtcttatttaggggatcgaggttctaaaaagtaaaacgtccggtcggatcgttacattagaAGCTTTTGGATCTTTTAAAACTAACACAACAAAGTATATCGAGTATATCGAggtaacttattatttattttgttccTACCAAACGTGATATGAGTTACGCCTTAGCATGTGAGTCCCttaatcttttttatttttttattttatagaatATTATTGTAACATTTGACAATTTTTTCTTGGTTTAGTTTGTTGTTACTTTTGTTTTTGATGCTTTTGTAGGATTTTGGAAGAATTATTTTTCGCTTAAGTCTTATTCTTTTCACCATccaatttatttttttaggatAAAAGATTATGTTGATTAATACTTTGGTTTAAAAGATGATTTACGTTTGAGAAAATATCTAAATACTAATATAGTcgtattattttatatttatatactgACATCAGTATTACACAATAAttcatattattttatatttatatattattttattgatacACGCAAAGTTCACGTAcaacgcacgtacactaaagCTAGCTGTGTATAAAAGTTAAaccataaaaataaaaactacctATTAAATGAAACAAGAGGGGTGACCATGCAATTTATCCTAAATATTGGATGAAAAAGGTAAACAAATAACAGAAATATCTAATCATCAAAGGGGAAGTTCAAGTGACGCAAGAAACGCAATATTTCTTGACGGATATACCCCTAATGGAGCAACAAATACTTCCTAATTGTCTCATTTTATGTGACGGTTTTTAATTAgcacaaatttttaaaaaataaaaaattaagtacTATATAAATTAAATGCATATAATGTATTAAAATTATCATTTTAAGTAAGTGATCAACAAGAGTTTATAGGCCATTTCAATTTAATGATTGACAGTGAATCTCAATAAATCATGtcattaaaaatataatgaaAGTACGAAATGGTTTTCACaaccacacaaaaaaaaaaaaaaatctttgtcTCAATTTATGTGACGGAGTTGAGGCTACAAGAGTTAAGCGAATTTGTTTTTTGATCAAGATTTTTTATATGCTTTTTAGgtattataaataatttattatatttttatgcaattttttaatatataaatttaaaataaactCTCTGAAATTCAAGTTTTTGCCACATAAATTGAGACAAAAAATATATCACACGAAATTGAAACGAAAACTATTTTGCAAAGGATTATTAGGATTTGGGGGCAAGAGTTGGAAACACGTCATAAATACGTGTTAAAGTATATCTTTAGATACCTTATCTAAATCAAAAACATTAATTATTGCAATTCTAGTCCAAATTAAACAAATCAAATACTATGGGTAATCCGTAATAGTTTTTGTTTCCTTTTCAATATAAAATTACTTAAATATCCAGTGCAGCTTGTTTTACTATATATAGACACTGTTGCTTGCATAGAATCGTGTGAAGCTAGAGTTTTGCTCTGTGTCGACTCAAGAAACCTTAAACTCATCTCTAAATCTTTATTTGTAAGCTTTTTtctctctgttatcatttgtgtTTATGCAGattaaaatttgaattttctCCAAATTCCTttaaaaaatgaatttttttccttttctcatcatatttttgtgatttttgattGGTTATGGGtgcaaagttgtgatttttggatTATTCTTGTTTAGATTAATGTTAGAAGTTTCTTGAAATTGCTGGAAATTTTgagtttgtttttctttttatattttttattgggTATGAGTGTAAAGTTCTGATTTTTGGAGTGTATTTGTTTAGATTAATGTTTGAATTTTCTTGAAATTGCTGAAACATTGgagctttttcttttttctttttcctttctttttctgtATTTTTTTAATTGTGTATGGGTGCAAACTTCTGATTTTCGGAGTATTTTTTATTAGATTAAGGTTGAAAAAATGCTGAGaattggattttttttttctttttctatttctttttgtaATTTTTGATTGGTAATGCATGTAAAGTTCtgatttttggagtatttttgTTGAGATTAAGGTTGAATTTTGTTGAAATTGCTGAGAATTGGATTTAATGGGAGTTGTGAACTCTTTGAATTGTAGATATCAGTCGACTATTGGCTAATGTTTAGTGACTAATGGGGTTGGTTTATTTTCTTGTGCATTGCAGGTTTGACAAAGATGATAGAAAGGAATCTTGGAAAATGTTTGTTGCTCCTTCTTTGTTTAAATGTTGTCTCAAATATAGTGGTATGTGAACCTCTGTTCGCGCGCCTTGGATATTTCTTTAGTATGATTTTCATGTGTGTAAATTATGAAAGAATATTTTATGAATATTCAACTCTTTCTATATATTTTTCATTATCTACATTGGTGTTATAGTCTATCGGAAACGGCCTCTTTGCctttccagggtaggggtaaggctgcgtacatcccaccctccctagaccccatttGCGGGAAGCCGGgaatacactgggtttgttgttgttgttgttatgtacATTGGTGTTATCCCAAATGCAGACCGCTGCTGCTCCACCAACTTGTCCTGCTGATATTGGTAGTGATTGTGGAGGTGATTCGGGTGAATGGGAAGGGGAGTTCTTCCCTGGAATTCCAAAAATTAAGTATGAGGTAATTGCAATACACCGGATTCACTTGTTTCTCATTAGTAACAGTAATTTAAGTAGTGAAGTTTTAGTGGATTCAAGATGTTATTTAACTGAATTTTAATTGCTAATGTTAGGGGCCATCTAGTAAGAATCCGCTTTCCTTTAAATGGTACAATGCCGAGGAGGAGATTCTTGGCAAAAAGATGAAGGTTAGTGTATCACTTGCCTTTTGGATTCATCATGAAATCAATTTTATCTATACCTACAATTTCTCTGTTAAATACAGGATTGGATGCGATTTAGCGTTGCGTTCTGGCATACGTTCCGTGGCACAGGAGCTGATCCATTTGGTGCTCCTACAAAGTTGTGGCCGTGGGAAGATGGTACCAATTCCCTGGCTATGGCCAAGAGAAGATGTGAGTTCATAGATTACTACTTTTGTTCCACTTTAGAAGCAACTCTAAGTAACTTTTGAACAGAAACGTATTTCTCATGTTATTACTTATTACAGTGAGAGCAAACTTTGAGTTCCTGGAGAAACTTGGAGTAGATAGATGGTGTTTCCATGATCGGGACATTGCTCCCGAGGGCAAAACCCTTGAGGTAAATCCTAGGAGATTGCTTCTAAATGCTAAATGGATCTACCATTTTCTCTCGTCTTTTATAAGCATTAATTTGTCTCTTTTATAAGCATTAGTTTGTCTCTTAATCGTCTTAATCCGACATTAACTCAAAATACATGGTTTGTGTTATAGGAAACAAATGCAAACTTGGATGAAGTGGTGGCTCTTGCCAAAGAGCTTCAGGTAATACTGTGTTTTTCACCTAACAGAAACTGTTTTGCGATGCTTTTTTGAATCTTATACCAGTTCTACAAGTTCATCTCATCATGTTTCTGTGAGATTCAATTATGATTTTCTGTGTTAGCAACTTAGCATGATAGGTTGACATATCTTTGAACGATTCTCTCGATGTGGATTTACAGGGAAATAAAATTCATCTTTTGTGGGGTACCGCTCAGTTGTTCCTCCAACCTCGGTACATGCATGGTGCTGCTACTAGGTATGCATTTTAGTGTAGAATTGCCTTTGATTCAGCTTCTTTATAAAAAGAGTGCTCACACTCGGGAAATGTTGAATTACAGCCCTGAATTAGGTGTATATGCATATGCTGCTGCTCAGGTCAAGAAAGCTCTGGAGGTTCGAACTTCCACTTTCCTCTTTATGTGATTTTTATTGTGAGATGTTTATATTGAAATAGGAATTGCTTGACACGGTATTTTTGCTTATTGTTTATTTTCAGGTTACACATTATCTCGGGGGAGAAAATTATGTCTTTTGGGGTGGTCGAGAAGGTTACCAGAGCCTCCTAAACACAGATATGGAAAGAGAGCTTGACCATATGGTGAGATTGCTACTTGCTTCATAAAAGTTACTAGCAAAATTCAGATGCATTAATTTCACTTTAAACATGTCTTTTTCTTGTAAACAAGTTAATGAGGAAGAACAACTAGTCTTAACCTACACCAAGATGTAATGAGGACATTTGTAAGCAACTCACTCAGAGTTTTCTTAAGAACCCATCCTCTGCCATAATCCTATCCTAAGTTGCTTGAAATTTTCACTTTCGGTGCCGCACCCATGTCGACACGATGTGGGTTTGGGTGTGGGTGTAGGATCCATACAGATCAACCGATTTTGCTTACTTTGACCAAAATCAGCAAAGAAATTCGGGACAAATACAATGAAATCAAAAGAAAGCTAgggtgaaattgaagaaaatggaaTACCTTGTATAAAGAAATTTCTATGTCTGTCCTTTTCCTTTTATCTCCTTCTGGGATTCTCCTCTTGGatcaatattttctccttctcaGAATATCTTGTAAGTTTTCTTCGTAATGTCTCATAATGTAGACATATTTTTGTAACTCTattttttagatatttgaattatttttagctgaATCTCTGCACCCCTATCTGTATGCACCCCTATCTGTATCTGTATACGTACTCCCGAATCTTAAAATTGAGATCATAAAGGATCCAATTTTGAGATCTGCACCCGTATCGGACACCGGTACACGAGTCTAGTCTGAGCAGCTAAGATCCTTTCATTCTTTGTGTGCTTTGGGGGTGTTTGGGCCAATTCAACAGTGTGTGTCTACTATTATTGAGTTTCTTCGTTTTGTAAAAGATTGCTTACTGTACTGACATGATGTGGTTTCTACGTCCCAACAGGCAAGATTCATGGAAACTGCTGTTGCTTACAAAAAGAAGATTGGCTTCAATGGTATTTCCAACTTGTCCTCTTCTAATATTGTTGATTTTACTTTTCTACGGTGGAGTTTAAAACAACAGTTTAGATAAAAGTATGAAACTAACTGATTTGACATCTTGTAGGTTGTAGCCCATCATTCTTATTAGTTTGTAAATTACCCTCacttttgtttttcaatttgATTCCAGGAACATTACTAATTGAACCAAAGCCTCAGGAGCCAACAAAACACCAGTATGTTTACTTTACATGATGCATCTTTGGAATACGATCTCCTAAACTTTTGCCTAAATTACTTATTATATCACTCTAGGTATGACTGGGATGCTGCAACATCTGCTAATTTCTTACGCAAATATGGACTTATAGGTACTTAATTCATTTGCTATTTCCTTCATAAGTGCATTCTCCAAAGAAGTAGCCGAGGAGCTTTGTTATTATGTGCATTTTAAGAGGGAAATTCTTAtgtttttgttttgcattttCTGCAGGAGAGTTCAAATTAAACATAGAGTGCAACCATGCCACTTTGGCTGGTCATAGGTTTGTGCTTTTAATCTTTTAATAGCTCCCATTTTCATTTCAGTCTTATAAAAAAGCTGCTGGTCTGGTTGGATTTGATCTTTTTAAGTATGTCGTTACTGTTTTGCAGTTGTCATCATGAGCTTGAAACAGCAAGAATTAATGGTTTGCTTGGTAACATTGACGCAAATACTGGCGATCCCCAAGTCGGTATGTTTACATGAATATATGAGAATGCTTTTATTAAACATGTTAATGTATTCCCTTGTGGTTGCTGTAAATACCGCGAGACTTCGAGTTATAAAAGCTTCCCCCTGATGCAGGTTGGGACACAGATCAATTTTTGATGGATGTCGCTGAAGCAACACTAGTGATGCAAACCGTTATTAAAAATGTCAGTGCTTATACATTTTTTTTTTAACTACTAGAAAACTTAAAAGTTTAAATCAGTTGAAAATTCGTATTTCTTATTGTTTAACTGCTCATCTTTTTGTTTTGAACAGGGAGGATTGGCACCAGGAGGATTCAACTTTGATGCAAAACTGTTAGTTTCCTACTACTATTACTTTTTGTTTTACGGTTTGGATTTTATTATTTCCAAGGACAATATATCCGGTGTTATCCGTCATATCAGAAAATTATAGAGTTTTTATTGGAGATGATGTTTTCTATTCGTCCTAATAGGCGGAGGGAGAGCACTGATGTTGAAGACCTATTTATTGCTCACATTGCCGGTATGGACACTTTGGCCCGTGGCCTAAGAAATGCTGCCAAGCTAATTGAGGTGATATTCCTTTCTCAACTACTTCAATAGGTCAATCAACTAATATATCAAAACAATCATGCAATAATGTATCTAAGCTTTTCTTTTTGTTTACTAACAGGATGGCTCCTTGAGTGAGCTTGTTAAAAAGAGATATCAGAGTTTTGACACAGAGCTTGGTGCTGCAATTGAGGTATTGTTTTACTCTCacttttttattttctatttgttTCCCGTATTTCATTCTCTAACGCTTGCGAGCAACGTGTTATCCAACACAGGCTGGGAAGGCTGACTTTGAACTGCTCGAGAAGAAGGCGTTAGAATGGGGAGAACCTAAAGTTCCTTCTGGAAAGCAGGTAAGACCATTTTTAGCATATGGAAATCATACTTTGTGGCTATATCGTTGATTTTATATTGACATTTTGAAGACAATGGTAATGCTTACAATGTTGATGATGTTTTGGTCATAATTATCTGCAAATACTGAAATTCAGTATTTGAAATTCTGGCGAAATCTTGAACAACTTATTTGAGTAGTATTTCAAGTAAAATAATGCTTTTTCACTCGCAGAACGTCAACGCTTTTTCAAGTGAAATTAATATCCAAACACAACAACTTTCAAATATGCTTTTGAAATTTTAACATTACATGCTTTTTCTTTTTAAACTTCAACCTAATGTTATCCGAACGTCTACGTATTGTTATTCATGAGTTGATATTCGCCATGTTTCGAATGATTGACTATTTCTCTTTTAGGCTAACTTTCGAGTATATTTTTCACAATAGAATGCAATTACTAGCTTGAGTTTGTCAGTttgattttatttaaaatgtTGCAGGAACTTGCGGAGATGATTTTTCAGTCAGCATTGTAGAAAGCAGAGTTTAATATTTAGCATGGTAGTAAATAATCAGAGTAGAATGGAAAAAATGAGAAATAAAAAGGAATGGCCAAGTGTAGCACCTTGGATATTTAGTAGCTTGAGTTTTTACTTTTTCACAGTGTAATTACTAACTGTGGTTTTTCAGTTAATTTTATGGAACTGATTATGCAGAAAGTTGAATATTTACCTTGTTATACTTTCATTATGTTTTTTTTGTCTGTGCTAGTCCGCGCGTTCGGATAATATTTGAGTTGCACCTGAAAAAATTCTATTCCAACTGCAGTTgtatttggacataaatttcagttggaaaaaaaaaaggtttgtaagttgaagatttgagggtgGAAATACAATTTTTACCGGAACTACTGTTTTAATATTATACGTGAAGAAGGTTATAGGTTCGAGTCGTGAAAACCTCCTCTTGTAGAAATATAGGGTAAAGCTGCATatgatagacccttgtggtccgactTTTTTTCGGACCTTATTTATAATGGGAGCTTAGTGCATTGGACTGCTCTTTTTTAAGTTCAATTACTAAAGTATAATGTTTGTAAATATAAATGGTCAAATTACTAACTgcaaataaaatactgaaatatTGTTTTGTGGTCACATATTAGTTACCTGTGAAAGAGTCTTAATCTTAAGTTATACTTCCCTCCTAGGAAGCTGTATGTATGTTGATTAGACTCATTGTTGATAATATGTAATACTCCACTATTTAGGGTAATGAAAAGGCTTGTTTTCTCTATGTTAAACAGTAATAAGTCATAGGATTGGATTTAATGACACTTTTTTGTGAAGAGCTATCATTATTAAGACTTGACTTTTTTTGTGAAAAATGGTTCACTAATCATGCAATATTAGGTGACTATATTATATAGGGGATTAGTAAAAGAGGATCTTTGGAGCAATCGATGTCACGGGTTAGAGCTGTGGAAACATCtactaatacttgcattaagGTAGACTGTCTGCATAACATCCTTGGGGTATGGCCTTTCCCCTGACCCTACATGAACGCGGGATACCTTGTACAATGAActgttcttttttatttatttagggGATTACTAAGGAACCTACCCAATCCCACGACACGCCCATCTAAAGTGTGTATCGTCAAGCTCTGGGAATATAGAAACTCTTGGTAAGGAGCGTTTCTCCTTTAATGAGTCTTATACAACGCAAATCTAAGTTAGTCTATGGTTAATAGGAGCAGTAAAAGATCAAACCCCACCCCACTCGGCAGGGCATTCATTATTATTGCTTCATATTCTGATCTCTGACTCAAATTTGAAATATCGAGTGCATAACTCATATAACTTAAACCAAATTTAGACATAAATTATAAAAGTTCCATGTATTACTATAACTAGTATTACGAATCAATTACATCCAACACTACCTTTGGTGGCGACTTTCTGAGTCGCCACATATAAAGGCAACATACAAAACTTCTTTCGGTGGCGACTTTCTAAGGCCGCATCTGATAAAGGCGACATACTAAACTACTTTTGGTGGCGTTAATTTGGATCGCCACTGAAAAAGCGACGGTCAGCAGTACCTTTTAGTGGCGCTAATTTGGGTCGCCACTGAAAATGGCGACGTACAATAGATCGTTTGGTGGCTAAAAGGGCAATAGGACTTTTGGTGGCTACTTTTTAGTTCGCCACGAAAATAGAAACATACAATGCTACTTTAAGTGGAGAAAGTCAAAACCTTATTTGTAGTTTTAGGCAAAAGCATTGGTGTAAAGCTTCTTTCTGCTCAGCTATATATGTCATGTTAATTCATTGACGTATAGGACTTAACGAATAAAAAAATCAAGCAAGTGTGAAGCTTCTAATTTCACACTGCCTAGAGTTTCTATG from Nicotiana tomentosiformis chromosome 11, ASM39032v3, whole genome shotgun sequence encodes:
- the LOC104101118 gene encoding xylose isomerase, producing the protein MIERNLGKCLLLLLCLNVVSNIVTAAAPPTCPADIGSDCGGDSGEWEGEFFPGIPKIKYEGPSSKNPLSFKWYNAEEEILGKKMKDWMRFSVAFWHTFRGTGADPFGAPTKLWPWEDGTNSLAMAKRRLRANFEFLEKLGVDRWCFHDRDIAPEGKTLEETNANLDEVVALAKELQGNKIHLLWGTAQLFLQPRYMHGAATSPELGVYAYAAAQVKKALEVTHYLGGENYVFWGGREGYQSLLNTDMERELDHMARFMETAVAYKKKIGFNGTLLIEPKPQEPTKHQYDWDAATSANFLRKYGLIGEFKLNIECNHATLAGHSCHHELETARINGLLGNIDANTGDPQVGWDTDQFLMDVAEATLVMQTVIKNGGLAPGGFNFDAKLRRESTDVEDLFIAHIAGMDTLARGLRNAAKLIEDGSLSELVKKRYQSFDTELGAAIEAGKADFELLEKKALEWGEPKVPSGKQELAEMIFQSAL